One genomic window of Glycine max cultivar Williams 82 chromosome 16, Glycine_max_v4.0, whole genome shotgun sequence includes the following:
- the LOC102670330 gene encoding receptor-like protein EIX2, whose translation MAIGTAKVISIILILILSGFISSINHFAFVMITTKMPTINPVRLKFMQAIIIFMMLQVLVSAQDQIMCIQTEREALLQFKAALVDDYGMLSSWTTSDCCQWQGIRCSNLTGHVLMLDLHRDVNEEQVRYISGEIHKSLMELQQLNYLNLSCNSFQRKGIPEFLGSLSNLRYLDLSYSQFGGKIPTQFGSLSHLKYLNLAGNSLEGSIPRQLGNLSQLQHLDLWGNQLEGNIPSQIVNLSQLQHLDLSVNRFEGNIPSQIGNPSQLQHLDLSYNSFEGSIPSQLGNLSNLQKLYLGGSHYDDDGGALKIDDGDHWLSNLISLTHLSLLSISNLNTSHSYPQMIAKLPKLRELSLIDCSLSDQFILSVRLSKFNFSSSLSILDLSSNNFTSSMILQWLSNVTFNLVELDLSYNLLEGSTLNHFGRVMNSLEHLDLSYNIFKGEDLKSLANICTLHSLYMPANNLTEDLPSILHNLSSGCVRHSLQDLDLTYNQITGSLPDISVFSSLKTLALDMNQLSGNIPEGLRLPLHLKSLSIQSNSLEGGIPKSLGNACALRSLDMSDNSLSEEFPMIIHHLSGCARFSLQELNLEGNQINGTFPDLSVFSALKRLDLSENQLNGKIPERNKLPSLLESLSIESNSLEGGIPKSFGNACALRSLYMSNNSLSEEFPMIIHHLSGCARYSLEQLYLGMNQINGTLPDLSIFSSLRELYLYGNKLKGEISKDIKFPPQLKRLDMQSNSLKGVLTDYHFANMSNLDLLELSDNSLLALAFSQNWVPPFQLSHIGLRSCKLGPVFPKWLETQNQIWDIDISNAGIAGMVPKWFWANLAFREWISMNISYNNLHGIIPNFPIKNLYTSIILGSNQFDDPIPPFLRGSVFLDLSKNKFSDSLSFLCVNDTVENLYQLDLSNNHFSGKIPDCWIHFKSLSYLDLSHNNFSGRIPTSMGSLLHLQALLLRNNNLTDEIPFSLRSCTNLVMLDIAENRLSGLIPAWIGSELQELQFLSLGRNNFHGSLPLKICYLSKIQLLDLSLNSMSGQIPKCIKNFTSMTQKTSSRDYQGHSYFVKLNYSSSPQPYDLNALLMWKGSEQIFKNNGLLLLKIIDLSSNHFSGEIPLEIENLFGLVSLNLSRNNLIGIIPSKIGKLTSLESLDLSRNQLVGSIAPSLTQIYGLGVLDLSHNYLTGKIPTSTQLQSFNASSYEDNLDLCGPPLEKLCIDKGLAQEPNVEVPEDEYSLFSREFYMSMTFGFVISFWVVFGSILFKRSWRHAYFKFLKNLSDNIYVKVAVFANKISKVHD comes from the coding sequence TGGCACTGCTAAAGTCATCAGTATCATTCTAATTCTCATATTGAGTGGATTCATTTCATCAATTAATCACTTTGCCTTTGTGATGATAACCACCAAAATGCCAACCATTAATCCAGTTCGTTTGAAATTCATGCAAGccataataatatttatgatgtTGCAGGTTCTTGTTTCTGCTCAAGACCAAATTATGTGCATTCAGACTGAGAGGGAAGCACTCCTCCAATTCAAGGCTGCCCTTGTGGATGACTATGGCATGCTCTCTTCTTGGACCACTTCTGATTGCTGCCAATGGCAAGGGATTCGCTGCAGCAACCTCACCGGCCATGTCCTAATGCTCGACCTTCATAGAGATGTTAATGAAGAACAAGTACGTTATATTAGCGGAGAGATCCACAAGTCGTTGATGGAGTTGCAACAATTAAACTATTTAAACCTCAGTTGCAATTCTTTTCAACGCAAAGGAATCCCAGAGTTTCTTGGTTCTCTCAGCAACTTGAGATACCTTGATCTGTCATATTCTCAATTTGGCGGAAAAATTCCCACTCAGTTTGGCTCTCTTTCTCATTTGAAATACTTAAATCTTGCTGGGAATTCTCTGGAGGGTTCAATCCCACGTCAACTTGGAAATCTCTCCCAGTTGCAGCATCTTGATCTCTGGGGCAATCAACTTGAAGGAAATATACCCTCTCAAATTGTAAATCTCTCCCAGTTGCAGCATCTTGATCTCAGTGTCAATCGATTTGAAGGAAATATACCCTCTCAAATTGGAAATCCCTCCCAGTTGCAGCATCTTGATCTCAGCTACAATTCTTTTGAAGGAAGTATACCGTCCCAACTTGGGAACCTTTCAAATTTGCAGAAGCTTTATCTTGGAGGATCAcattatgatgatgatggtggtgcTCTCAAAATTGACGATGGAGATCATTGGCTGTCTAATCTCATTTCTTTAACCCATCTTTCCTTGCTCTCCATATCTAATCTCAACACTTCTCATAGCTACCCCCAAATGATTGCCAAGCTACCAAAACTTAGAGAACTGAGTTTAATTGATTGTAGCCTTTCCGATCAGTTTATCCTTTCAGTGAGGCTctctaaattcaatttttctagTTCCCTTTCCATTCTTGATCTTTCCTCGAACAACTTCACGTCATCAATGATTCTCCAGTGGCTGTCCAACGTCACTTTCAACCTTGTTGAGCTTGACCTTAGTTATAACCTCTTGGAGGGTTCCACATTAAACCATTTTGGCCGTGTAATGAATTCTCTTGAGCACCTCGACCTCTCATATAATATATTCAAGGGTGAGGATTTGAAATCCTTGGCGAATATATGCACCTTACATTCTTTATACATGCCAGCAAACAATTTGACTGAAGACCTTCCATCAATCCTTCATAATTTGTCTAGTGGTTGTGTTAGACACTCATTACAAGATTTGGATTTGACATATAACCAAATCACCGGCTCTTTACCTGACATTTCAGTATTCTCATCTCTAAAAACATTGGCTCTTGATATGAATCAATTAAGTGGAAATATACCTGAAGGCCTCCGCTTACCACTTCATTTGAAATCTCTGTCAATCCAATCAAACTCTTTAGAAGGTGGAATTCCCAAATCATTAGGGAATGCATGTGCTTTGCGCTCATTGGACATGTCTGATAATAGCTTGAGTGAAGAGTTTCCAATGATAATCCATCACTTGTCTGGATGTGCCAGATTCTCGCTGCAAGAATTGAACTTAGAAGGAAATCAAATCAATGGTACGTTTCCTGACCTTTCAGTATTTTCTGCCTTGAAAAGATTGGATCTTTCAGAAAATCAATTAAACGGAAAAATTCCAGAGAGGAACAAATTGCCGTCTCTGTTGGAGTCTTTGTCAATCGAATCAAACTCTTTAGAAGGTGGAATTCCCAAATCATTTGGGAATGCATGTGCTTTGCGCTCATTGTATATGTCTAATAATAGCTTGAGTGAAGAGTTTCCAATGATAATCCATCACTTATCTGGATGTGCTAGATATTCATTGGAACAATTATATCTAGGCATGAATCAAATCAACGGCACACTACCCGACCTCTCAATATTCTCATCTTTAAGAGAATTATATCTTTATGGAAACAAGCTAAAAGGAGAGATTTctaaagatattaaatttcCACCTCAACTGAAGAGACTAGATATGCAATCAAATTCCTTAAAGGGTGTGCTCACTGACTATCATTTCGCTAATATGTCTAACTTAGACTTATTGGAGTTATCTGACAACTCTTTATTGGCCTTGGCATTTAGCCAAAATTGGGTCCCACCATTTCAGTTGAGCCACATAGGATTGCGATCTTGCAAGCTAGGTCCAGTATTTCCCAAATGGTTGGAGACACAAAATCAAATTTGGGatattgacatttcaaatgCTGGAATAGCAGGTATGGTTCCAAAGTGGTTTTGGGCTAACTTAGCATTCCGAGAATGGATTTCAATGAATATTTCATACAATAATCTCCATGGTATAATTCCAAATTTTCCAATAAAGAATCTTTACACCTCCATAATTCTTGGATCAAATCAATTTGATGACCCTATTCCACCATTTCTGCGAGGTTCCGTGTTTCTTGATTTATCCAAAAACAAATTCTCagattctctttcatttttatgtgtGAATGATACAGTTGAAAATTTATACCAATTAGATCTTTCAAATAATCATTTCTCTGGAAAAATTCCGGATTGTTGGATCCATTTCAAGTCATTATCTTATTTGGACTTAAGTCACAATAATTTTTCTGGAAGGATACCTACATCCATGGGAtctcttcttcatcttcaagCATTGCTATTGAGAAACAACAACTTAACAGATGAGATACCTTTCTCCTTGAGGAGTTGCACAAATCTAGTAATGCTAGATATTGCAGAAAATAGATTATCAGGACTTATCCCTGCTTGGATTGGGAGCGAATTACAGGAGTTGCAATTTTTAAGTTTGGGAAGAAATAATTTCCATGGAAGTTTACCTTTGAAAATTTGCTACCTAAGTAAGATTCAACTCTTGGATCTCTCACTAAACAGCATGTCTGGGCAAATTcctaaatgcataaaaaattttacTTCAATGACTCAAAAGACATCTTCAAGAGATTATCAAGGTCATTCATATTTTGTCAAACTCAATTACTCTTCAAGTCCTCAACCATATGATTTGAATGCACTCTTGATGTGGAAAGGTTCAGaacaaatattcaaaaataatGGGTTACTACTTCTAAAAATTATTGATCTCTCAAGCAATCACTTTTCTGGAGAAATTCCACTGGAAATAGAGAATTTATTTGGATTGGTTTCATTGAATTTATCAAGAAACAATTTGATAGGGATAATTCCCTCAAAAATCGGAAAGCTAACATCACTTGAATCTCTTGATTTGTCAAGAAACCAATTGGTTGGTTCAATTGCTCCAAGTCTTACTCAAATTTATGGACTCGGTGTGTTAGATTTGTCACATAACTATCTAACTGGAAAAATTCCAACCAGCACGCAGTTACAGAGTTTTAATGCCTCGAGTTATGAAGATAATCTTGATCTTTGTGGACCGCCTCTTGAGAAATTGTGTATTGATAAGGGGCTAGCACAAGAACCAAATGTTGAAGTTCCAGAGGATGAATATTCACTTTTCAGTCGTGAATTTTACATGAGTATGACATTTGGATTTGTTATAAGCTTTTGGGTGGTGTTTGGCTCAATCTTATTCAAGCGTTCTTGGAGACATGCCTATTTCAAGTTCTTGAAAAATCTATCAGACAATATTTATGTCAAGGTCGCAGTATTtgctaataaaatatcaaaggTGCATGACTGA